A stretch of DNA from Campylobacter concisus:
TTAGCGAAAATTTTATACTTTCGCCACTTGGACTTACCTTTTTAAATGAGGAGCAAATTAGCGTGCCACTTGATGAGCTAAGGCCTTACTTTAGCGATGAAATCGGACTTTAATGGCAAAAATTTGTGGCATAGATGAGGCTGGACGTGGGGCTTTAGCTGGGCCTTTAAGCGTAGCGGCCTGCGTGCTTAATAAAGAAATTTCAGGCCTAAACGACTCCAAAAAACTAACCGCAAAAAAGCGTGAGGAACTTTTTAAAGAGATCATAAAAAGCTCAAATTTTCTCATCATCTACTTCTCAAATGCACAAATAGACGAACTTGGGCTAAGCGAGTGCTTAAGACGAGCGCTCAAAATTTTTAAGGCGCATTTTGAGAGTTTTGAGATTATTTATGATGGAAATTTAGACTATGGAGTTGGTATCACAACGATGATAAAAGCTGATAGCAAAGTCGCTGGGGTAAGCGCTGCTAGCATATTAGCAAAGGTCAGTCGTGATAGTTTGATGAAAGGCTGGGATAAAATTTACTCAAAGTATGGCTTTGCTGGGCACAAAGGATACGGCACAAAGGCACATTTAGAAGCCATTGCCGAGTTTGGCTATTCAAGCCTTCATAGAAAAAGCTTTGTAGTAAAATCTTTTGAAAAATCTCTATTTGACTAAGATTAATTATCTAAGCATCAAATAGATGCTTAGATAACGCCTTTTTTAATGGCAGCCACAACCACAACTACCGCTACTTTTAATAGCATCAAATACAGCATCGTAGTTTGGCTCTTCTGTCACTTCGGGGACGATTTGTTTGTGAATTATTACGCCATCATTGATGACAAATATCGCTCTTGCAAGTAGTCCTTTTAGTGGGCCATCGCTCATTAAAACGCCATAGTTTTTAGCAAATTCTCCGTATCTAAAGTCACTTCCAACATGTAAATTTTCTATGCCTTCAGTCGTGCAAAATCTCCCCATCGCAAATGGCAAATCATTTGAGATGATGCTTAGTTTTACGCCGTGTTTGCCAGCTACTTTTTCGTTAAATTTACGAGCCTCTGCTGCGCAAACTCCGGTATCAAGTGATGGCAAGCAAACAAGTACTTCTACGCCATTATTTCCGCCTACGCTAAACTCGCTAAGATCTTGTGCTACGACTTTTGCTTCAGGTGCATAAGAGCCAACAAAGACCTCATTTCCACTTAAATTTACCTCACTACCTTTAAATTTTGTAGTTGCCATATTTATCTCCTTTATTATTTTTTTGCTTTTTTAAATGCTTGATCAAGATCTGCTATTAGATCATCAGCGTTTTCGATACCGATTGCTAGGCGAAGCAAGTTTTGCTTTATGCCGATCTTATCTAGCACCTCTTTTGGATACGCCTCATGTGTCATCGTCGCAGGCCTGCAAATAAGGCTTTCTACGCCACCAAGGCTTACCGCTAGATCAAAAATTTCTAGTGCTTTTACAAATTTATTTACATCATATTTTTCATCGAGCTCAAATGAGATGAGAGCACCGATGTCGCTTGCTTGAGCTGCTTGTATCTTTGCCTCTTGCTCGCTATATGAACCAGCAAAATGCACCACGCTAACAGCGTCATTATTCTGCAAAAATTTGATGATTTTATGTGTATTTTGCGTTTGTCTATCA
This window harbors:
- the tpx gene encoding thiol peroxidase, with product MATTKFKGSEVNLSGNEVFVGSYAPEAKVVAQDLSEFSVGGNNGVEVLVCLPSLDTGVCAAEARKFNEKVAGKHGVKLSIISNDLPFAMGRFCTTEGIENLHVGSDFRYGEFAKNYGVLMSDGPLKGLLARAIFVINDGVIIHKQIVPEVTEEPNYDAVFDAIKSSGSCGCGCH
- a CDS encoding ribonuclease HII; amino-acid sequence: MAKICGIDEAGRGALAGPLSVAACVLNKEISGLNDSKKLTAKKREELFKEIIKSSNFLIIYFSNAQIDELGLSECLRRALKIFKAHFESFEIIYDGNLDYGVGITTMIKADSKVAGVSAASILAKVSRDSLMKGWDKIYSKYGFAGHKGYGTKAHLEAIAEFGYSSLHRKSFVVKSFEKSLFD